A DNA window from Methanobrevibacter thaueri contains the following coding sequences:
- the twy1 gene encoding 4-demethylwyosine synthase TYW1, giving the protein MSFNKEQIEKLEKSGYRFVGTHGHAAVKTCHWTRQSISDKGVCYKEKFYGIKSHRCLQMSPSVPNCQQECEFCWRDLTYTQTSWEDDEYDDPKTIVDEAIKAQNNLMCGFYGNPNANKKKLEEMKNPNNAAISLAGEPTLYPKIDELIGEFNRRDFTTFVVSNGQCVDRLRNLENDPYQLYLSLDAPSKKIFEEVCRPRINDAWDNLNESLETLASFNSRTCIRNTCVRGKNMENPEEYAKLIKKANPDYVEVKAYMYVGSSRERLTMDNMPSFDEVKEFAKKIGENCGKEIVNESQVSRVVLLE; this is encoded by the coding sequence ATGTCATTCAATAAGGAACAAATAGAAAAACTGGAAAAAAGCGGATATAGATTCGTTGGAACACATGGCCATGCGGCAGTAAAGACCTGCCATTGGACTCGTCAAAGCATATCTGACAAGGGAGTTTGCTATAAAGAGAAATTCTATGGTATCAAATCCCACAGATGTCTTCAAATGTCCCCATCCGTTCCAAACTGCCAACAGGAATGTGAATTCTGCTGGAGGGACCTGACCTACACCCAAACCAGTTGGGAAGATGACGAATACGATGATCCCAAAACAATTGTGGACGAAGCGATAAAGGCTCAGAATAACCTGATGTGCGGTTTTTATGGAAACCCTAATGCCAACAAGAAAAAGCTGGAGGAAATGAAAAATCCGAACAACGCAGCGATTTCACTGGCCGGAGAGCCAACCCTCTACCCCAAGATTGACGAACTGATTGGTGAATTCAACAGGCGTGACTTCACAACATTCGTTGTCAGCAACGGCCAATGCGTTGACAGATTGCGTAACCTGGAAAATGATCCATATCAACTTTACCTTTCCTTAGATGCACCTTCAAAGAAAATATTTGAAGAGGTGTGCAGACCAAGAATAAATGATGCTTGGGACAATTTAAATGAATCACTTGAAACACTTGCTAGTTTTAACTCACGCACATGCATACGAAATACCTGTGTTCGCGGAAAAAACATGGAAAATCCTGAAGAGTATGCGAAGCTAATCAAAAAGGCAAACCCAGATTATGTGGAAGTGAAGGCGTATATGTACGTCGGATCATCACGTGAAAGATTGACAATGGACAACATGCCATCCTTTGATGAGGTTAAGGAATTCGCCAAAAAAATCGGTGAAAACTGTGGAAAAGAAATAGTAAACGAATCTCAAGTTAGTCGTGTCGTTCTCCTTGAGTAA
- a CDS encoding DNA-methyltransferase: protein MPRKTQTTTFGSVVRESHSSKKFYSSKLFKGFEIPKNIEYRETKIDVKDLDKLYCKSSERMDEIPDDSIHLMITSPPYNVGKEYDNDLTLDEYLELLTGVFREVHRKLVTGGRACINIANIGRKPYIPLHAMVIEIMLDLGFLMRGEIIWDKSASAGGSCAWGSWMSASNPVLRDYHEYILVFSKDSYSKNKKQEKRDTISHDDFIQWTQSVWKFPAVNAKKIGHPAPFPVELPHRLINLYSYEGDVVLDPFCGSGSTCIAAIRNNRRYIGYDIKEEYIELSKRRIDNQKFI, encoded by the coding sequence TTGCCAAGAAAAACACAGACAACAACTTTCGGTTCGGTTGTAAGGGAATCACACAGTTCAAAGAAGTTTTACAGTTCAAAACTGTTCAAGGGATTTGAAATTCCGAAGAACATTGAATATAGGGAAACGAAAATCGATGTAAAGGACTTGGATAAGCTATACTGCAAGTCAAGCGAAAGGATGGATGAGATACCTGACGACAGCATTCATCTGATGATCACCTCCCCGCCATACAATGTGGGAAAGGAATATGACAACGACCTGACGCTGGATGAGTACCTGGAGCTTTTGACAGGCGTTTTTAGAGAGGTGCACAGGAAGCTGGTAACCGGGGGAAGAGCCTGCATAAACATTGCAAACATAGGAAGAAAGCCATACATTCCCCTTCACGCAATGGTGATTGAGATAATGCTTGATTTGGGATTTCTCATGAGGGGCGAGATAATCTGGGACAAATCCGCAAGTGCAGGAGGGTCATGCGCATGGGGAAGCTGGATGTCCGCTTCAAATCCGGTTTTAAGGGATTATCATGAATACATACTGGTTTTTTCAAAGGACTCCTATTCAAAGAACAAAAAGCAGGAGAAAAGAGACACAATAAGCCATGACGATTTCATCCAATGGACACAAAGCGTATGGAAATTCCCTGCTGTAAACGCCAAAAAGATAGGTCATCCGGCACCGTTTCCTGTAGAGCTGCCCCACAGGCTGATAAACCTCTACAGCTATGAGGGCGATGTTGTTCTGGACCCATTTTGCGGAAGCGGAAGCACCTGTATAGCGGCAATCCGGAATAATCGCAGATATATAGGATATGACATTAAAGAGGAATACATTGAACTGTCTAAAAGAAGGATTGATAATCAAAAATTTATTTAA
- a CDS encoding DUF763 domain-containing protein, which produces MQRRGAVNLPLHGGHPPRWLFSRMVELSGALSSVIIEEYSLEEFLNRISNPYWFQAFSCVLGFDWHSSGTTTTTLGALKESLSPEEHGIYLTGGKGAKSRKTPQGIEHAGEIFNLKTKTTEKLVETSKLSAKIDNSCIQDGYTLYQHNFFVTEKGDWAVIQQGLNTENKYARRYHWLGSEVEDLLNDPHSGISCDAMTPNTLNMPSEESKEAQRISVDLINDNPIHLRQYFKRKDNQLLLEDFSMPAHHPVLDMDISDKEFEVLTRAWEIQPENYEELILLQGIGPKKIRALALISDLVYGEPASWKDPVKYSFTHGGKDGFPYPVDRDVYDNSIQTIRDALDQARIKKDDKLKAIKRLDDFIS; this is translated from the coding sequence ATGCAAAGAAGAGGAGCAGTCAATCTACCATTGCATGGAGGCCACCCACCACGCTGGCTCTTTTCAAGAATGGTTGAGCTTTCAGGAGCGTTGAGTAGCGTAATCATTGAGGAATACAGTTTGGAAGAGTTTCTAAACCGTATCTCAAACCCCTACTGGTTTCAGGCGTTTTCCTGCGTTTTAGGTTTTGACTGGCACTCCTCAGGAACCACAACCACAACGCTAGGCGCCCTTAAGGAATCATTGAGTCCCGAAGAGCACGGAATTTATTTGACCGGAGGCAAGGGCGCCAAGTCCCGCAAGACACCACAAGGCATTGAGCATGCAGGAGAGATATTCAACCTCAAGACAAAAACAACCGAAAAGCTGGTTGAAACAAGCAAACTATCCGCAAAGATTGATAACTCATGCATCCAGGACGGATATACGCTATACCAGCACAACTTCTTCGTAACTGAAAAGGGAGACTGGGCAGTCATCCAACAGGGATTGAACACCGAAAACAAATATGCAAGACGATACCATTGGCTAGGCTCTGAAGTGGAAGATCTCCTGAATGACCCTCACAGCGGAATATCCTGCGACGCAATGACCCCCAATACCTTGAACATGCCATCTGAAGAAAGCAAGGAGGCCCAAAGGATTAGTGTTGATTTAATCAATGACAATCCGATTCATTTAAGGCAATACTTTAAAAGAAAGGACAATCAGCTTCTTTTGGAGGATTTCTCAATGCCTGCACATCATCCTGTCCTTGACATGGACATCTCGGATAAGGAATTTGAGGTATTGACACGCGCATGGGAGATACAGCCTGAAAATTATGAGGAGCTGATTCTGCTTCAGGGAATAGGTCCTAAAAAAATAAGGGCACTTGCATTGATATCAGATTTGGTTTACGGTGAGCCTGCAAGCTGGAAAGACCCCGTCAAATACAGTTTCACACATGGGGGAAAGGACGGTTTCCCATATCCCGTTGACAGGGATGTCTATGACAATTCCATTCAAACAATAAGGGACGCCCTTGACCAGGCGCGCATAAAAAAAGATGATAAGTTAAAAGCCATTAAAAGATTAGATGACTTCATATCCTAA
- the sucC gene encoding ADP-forming succinate--CoA ligase subunit beta, translating into MRFFENVAKQIFNDEGIPILEGHVAYSPEEAMSVCSEMDIPVVVKAQVLTGGRGKAGGVKFANNPGEALKVAEEILGMEIKGEKVKHLLIEEKADILNEFFVTVSVDRGARRPVILASKDGGVEIENLAKTNPEKIIKYYPNPLLEFLPYEAREIARKMEVPSELISPMGDIIWKLYNVFTKYDADTAEINPLVLTPKGLIAADAKMVVENDSLFRHQDLVDRLHYKKKAVDFVQLDGDIAVIGNGAGLTLTAMDMIKLNGGEPATFLDIGGGASEHIINQALNIVLNYDPVKVVFLNVLGGITKADDVARGVIKALEQADRKVHIVIRLTGTNEEEGQRLLEEAGIPFETSMEKAAKKAVELCEELKAEGK; encoded by the coding sequence ATGAGATTTTTTGAAAATGTAGCAAAACAAATTTTTAACGATGAAGGAATTCCAATTTTAGAAGGTCACGTGGCTTACTCTCCGGAAGAAGCGATGTCCGTATGTTCCGAAATGGACATTCCGGTTGTTGTCAAAGCTCAAGTGTTGACCGGAGGTAGAGGTAAAGCAGGGGGTGTAAAATTTGCAAATAACCCTGGTGAAGCTTTAAAAGTTGCAGAAGAAATTTTAGGTATGGAAATTAAAGGTGAAAAGGTAAAACACCTTTTAATTGAAGAAAAAGCAGATATCTTGAACGAGTTCTTTGTAACCGTATCAGTTGATAGGGGTGCCAGAAGACCTGTCATTCTTGCAAGTAAGGATGGTGGGGTCGAAATTGAAAATCTGGCAAAGACCAATCCTGAAAAGATTATCAAGTACTATCCTAATCCTTTGCTTGAATTCTTGCCATACGAAGCACGTGAAATCGCACGTAAAATGGAAGTTCCATCCGAATTGATTTCCCCAATGGGAGACATCATCTGGAAATTATACAATGTATTCACAAAATATGACGCTGATACCGCCGAGATAAATCCATTGGTATTGACTCCAAAAGGATTGATTGCCGCTGACGCCAAGATGGTTGTTGAAAATGATTCCCTATTCAGACACCAGGATTTAGTTGACAGGCTCCATTATAAGAAGAAAGCTGTTGACTTTGTCCAATTGGACGGTGACATTGCAGTAATCGGTAACGGTGCGGGTTTAACATTGACAGCAATGGATATGATCAAGCTCAATGGTGGAGAACCGGCCACATTCCTGGATATTGGTGGTGGAGCTTCAGAACATATCATCAATCAGGCATTAAACATTGTTTTAAACTATGATCCTGTTAAAGTGGTATTCCTCAACGTTTTAGGAGGAATCACTAAAGCTGATGATGTTGCACGTGGTGTAATCAAGGCTTTAGAACAGGCAGACCGTAAGGTCCACATTGTTATCAGATTGACCGGTACCAATGAGGAGGAAGGTCAGAGACTTTTAGAGGAAGCAGGAATTCCATTTGAAACTTCAATGGAAAAGGCTGCTAAAAAGGCCGTTGAACTTTGTGAAGAATTAAAAGCCGAAGGCAAATAA
- a CDS encoding peptidylprolyl isomerase, protein MAVDNGDFVRVNFTGKIKDTDDVFDTTYEEVAQEVGIFEENKTYKPIPIVVGGNHLLPAIEEAIIGLEEGDKKVIEVDAENGFGQRDSSLIQLVPMKEFKKQGMTPYPGMKIQSEGATGKILTVNGGRVKVDFNHELAGRDLVYDVEVTEIIEDETEKIKSMIELHYSNPNVDIDKTEIDIEDGVANIKLDDMSKFDQQSYMDITFARFRIAKDIWDNIDEINKVNFVDSFEKNEDSDDEEEAEE, encoded by the coding sequence ATGGCTGTAGATAACGGAGATTTTGTAAGAGTAAACTTTACTGGTAAAATAAAAGACACTGATGACGTATTTGATACTACTTATGAGGAAGTTGCACAAGAAGTGGGCATTTTCGAAGAAAACAAAACCTACAAACCAATTCCAATCGTTGTAGGAGGAAACCACTTATTACCTGCTATTGAAGAAGCAATTATCGGTTTAGAAGAAGGAGACAAAAAAGTAATTGAAGTAGACGCTGAAAACGGTTTCGGTCAAAGAGACTCCTCTTTAATCCAATTAGTGCCTATGAAAGAATTCAAAAAACAAGGAATGACTCCATATCCAGGTATGAAAATCCAATCCGAAGGCGCAACCGGTAAAATCTTAACCGTAAACGGTGGAAGAGTAAAAGTTGACTTCAACCACGAATTAGCAGGAAGAGACTTAGTCTATGATGTTGAAGTAACTGAAATCATCGAAGACGAAACCGAAAAAATCAAAAGCATGATTGAGTTACACTACTCCAACCCTAATGTCGACATCGACAAAACCGAAATCGACATCGAAGACGGCGTTGCAAACATCAAATTAGATGACATGTCCAAATTCGATCAACAATCCTACATGGACATCACTTTCGCAAGATTCAGAATAGCTAAAGACATCTGGGACAACATCGACGAAATCAACAAAGTCAATTTCGTAGATTCATTTGAAAAAAATGAAGACTCAGATGATGAAGAAGAAGCTGAAGAATAG
- a CDS encoding 2-oxoacid:ferredoxin oxidoreductase subunit gamma, with protein MRTEIRICGFGGQGIILAGIILGKSASLFDNKEAVQTQSYGPEARGGASKCEVVISDTEVDYPKVQNPDILVAMSNEALIKYIVDLKDNGTLIVDPGTTDVEDVKEFIEEHNIKVYEAPATQTAIDEIGLKIVANIVMVGAITKITEVISKEAAMKAIEASVPAGTEEKNISAFEAGYALVE; from the coding sequence ATGAGAACTGAAATTAGAATTTGCGGATTTGGTGGTCAAGGAATAATTCTTGCAGGTATCATTTTAGGTAAGTCTGCAAGTCTTTTTGACAATAAAGAAGCTGTTCAAACTCAATCATACGGTCCTGAAGCTCGTGGAGGAGCTTCCAAATGTGAAGTTGTAATCAGCGACACTGAAGTCGATTATCCAAAAGTTCAAAATCCTGATATCTTGGTAGCAATGTCCAACGAAGCGTTAATCAAGTATATCGTGGATTTGAAGGATAACGGAACTTTAATAGTTGATCCTGGAACAACCGATGTTGAGGATGTCAAAGAATTTATAGAAGAGCATAATATTAAGGTTTATGAAGCTCCTGCAACACAAACAGCTATCGATGAAATCGGACTTAAGATCGTAGCAAACATTGTGATGGTTGGAGCAATAACAAAAATTACTGAAGTGATATCCAAAGAGGCAGCTATGAAAGCTATTGAGGCAAGCGTTCCGGCAGGAACTGAAGAGAAGAACATTAGCGCATTTGAAGCAGGATATGCTTTAGTTGAATAA
- a CDS encoding fumarate hydratase C-terminal domain-containing protein, producing the protein MIDLQTPISDDDLDRLDVGDKITISGTIYTGRDAALPQLVELINEKEVPFDLNGSVIMHTAFSDAGIAPTTSSKVEIESTITPLSESGVKIHIGKGMLNDDTLKALNENNSIFVITPPVAALLTSKVLEKKCVLFENEGMEAMFELKVDRIPGIVAIKDGKRI; encoded by the coding sequence ATGATTGACTTGCAAACACCGATTAGCGATGATGACTTGGACAGGTTGGATGTCGGTGACAAAATCACCATATCCGGAACCATCTATACCGGCCGTGATGCGGCACTGCCACAACTGGTTGAACTGATTAATGAAAAAGAGGTGCCGTTTGATTTGAACGGCAGCGTCATAATGCACACCGCATTCAGTGATGCCGGAATCGCACCTACAACCAGCAGCAAGGTCGAAATAGAATCAACAATAACTCCATTAAGCGAATCAGGCGTTAAAATTCATATCGGAAAGGGAATGCTTAATGACGATACGCTAAAAGCATTGAATGAAAACAATTCCATTTTTGTGATAACACCGCCTGTGGCGGCGCTGCTGACAAGCAAAGTGCTGGAAAAGAAGTGTGTCCTGTTTGAAAATGAAGGCATGGAAGCCATGTTCGAACTGAAAGTCGACAGGATTCCCGGAATTGTAGCCATCAAGGATGGAAAACGGATTTAA
- a CDS encoding 2-oxoacid:acceptor oxidoreductase subunit alpha yields MAEEFFIQGNEACAKGAITAGCRFFAGYPITPSTEVAETLARDLPKVGGSFVQMEDEIASAGAIIGGSWGGAKSMTATSGPGISLMQENIGYAFMSETPIVIVDVQRGSPSTAQPTMGAQGDMMQARWGSHGDYEPIALSPSSVQEFFDFTIKAFNLAEEYRCPVFVMADEIIGHMREKIVVGDDIEIVPRKRPEKTDDYLPFENVENGTTPMPAFGDGFNIHVTGLTHDERGYPDTNTPETHAALVQRICDKVLNNKDKICSVRSEECEDADIIIVSYGAPVRSAVEAVRKAREDNKKVGYVKIDTPWPFPDEQLKEITKNASDVLVVEMNLGQMYYEVDRVLGSDANVHLMGVIGGLLPTPDEILDEISKMGGN; encoded by the coding sequence ATGGCTGAAGAATTTTTTATTCAAGGAAATGAAGCATGCGCTAAAGGAGCAATAACTGCAGGCTGCAGATTTTTTGCCGGTTATCCTATTACTCCATCTACTGAGGTTGCAGAAACCTTAGCTCGTGATTTGCCTAAAGTTGGAGGTTCATTTGTTCAAATGGAAGATGAGATTGCTTCTGCAGGTGCAATTATTGGAGGTTCTTGGGGAGGAGCCAAATCAATGACTGCAACATCAGGTCCGGGAATATCCTTGATGCAGGAAAACATCGGTTACGCATTCATGAGCGAAACTCCAATCGTCATCGTTGACGTTCAAAGGGGTTCACCTTCAACCGCTCAACCGACCATGGGAGCACAAGGTGACATGATGCAAGCCCGTTGGGGTTCCCACGGGGATTACGAACCGATAGCATTATCTCCATCCAGCGTTCAGGAATTCTTTGACTTCACTATTAAGGCATTCAACTTGGCTGAGGAATACAGATGCCCAGTGTTTGTAATGGCTGATGAAATAATCGGGCACATGAGAGAGAAGATAGTTGTTGGAGACGACATTGAAATCGTCCCAAGAAAAAGGCCTGAAAAGACTGATGATTACTTACCATTCGAAAACGTTGAAAACGGAACAACTCCAATGCCTGCATTCGGTGACGGATTTAACATTCATGTAACAGGATTGACTCACGACGAAAGAGGTTATCCGGACACAAACACTCCAGAAACCCATGCGGCACTCGTACAAAGAATCTGTGACAAGGTATTGAACAATAAAGACAAGATCTGCTCAGTTAGAAGTGAAGAATGTGAAGATGCAGATATCATTATCGTGTCCTATGGAGCTCCTGTAAGGTCCGCCGTCGAGGCTGTCAGAAAGGCAAGGGAAGACAACAAGAAAGTGGGTTACGTTAAAATCGACACTCCATGGCCATTCCCAGATGAACAATTGAAGGAAATCACCAAGAACGCAAGTGATGTGCTTGTGGTTGAAATGAACCTGGGTCAAATGTATTATGAAGTTGACCGTGTGCTTGGAAGCGATGCCAATGTTCACTTGATGGGAGTCATCGGAGGATTATTACCAACTCCTGATGAGATATTAGATGAAATTTCAAAAATGGGAGGTAACTAA
- the cobS gene encoding adenosylcobinamide-GDP ribazoletransferase gives MEDDSYFEDEEFSPIRSLLGLLTFSTILPINVFTSIEYMTKLTWAWPFIHIFIGILAAICGYISLEILHLNSFFAAVIVYAFLMIITGYNHLDGVMDMADGVMVHGEPERKIRVMKDSSVGSGGVATLFLVASLTIAGIYNILDYNFIIGIIICEMLAKTSLLTTALLSKPLTPGIGSYFINETTPSKYFISTAIITTFAFLLGGLVGIFGALGAIISGTIIAVIAKRNFVLANGDVLGMSNEVGRLFSLLFMAVALYFL, from the coding sequence ATGGAAGACGATAGCTATTTTGAAGATGAGGAATTTTCCCCAATAAGATCACTTTTAGGACTTTTAACCTTTTCAACAATCTTGCCGATTAATGTGTTCACTTCAATTGAGTATATGACAAAATTGACTTGGGCATGGCCATTCATACACATTTTCATCGGTATTTTAGCGGCAATTTGCGGTTACATCTCCTTGGAGATATTGCATTTGAACTCATTTTTCGCAGCAGTCATTGTTTATGCGTTTCTAATGATCATTACAGGATACAATCACCTGGATGGTGTGATGGACATGGCCGATGGAGTGATGGTTCATGGGGAGCCTGAACGTAAAATCAGAGTCATGAAAGACTCCAGTGTGGGTTCAGGCGGTGTTGCAACACTATTTTTAGTTGCAAGCCTTACAATTGCAGGAATCTACAATATTTTGGATTATAATTTCATCATAGGAATCATTATTTGTGAAATGCTTGCAAAGACATCACTGCTCACCACAGCATTGCTTTCAAAGCCATTGACTCCTGGAATCGGCAGCTATTTCATTAATGAAACAACTCCGTCAAAATATTTCATTTCCACAGCAATCATAACCACTTTCGCATTCTTGCTTGGAGGACTTGTGGGCATTTTCGGAGCTTTGGGAGCAATCATTTCAGGAACAATAATAGCAGTCATTGCAAAACGAAATTTTGTATTGGCAAATGGTGATGTTTTAGGAATGAGTAATGAGGTAGGACGTTTATTTTCATTACTGTTCATGGCTGTGGCTTTATATTTCCTGTAA
- a CDS encoding 2-oxoacid:ferredoxin oxidoreductase subunit beta, whose amino-acid sequence MSEHKENRFLKYLREDRLPHIFCPGCGNGAIINAFLAAMEKAEMDFDNIAMVSGIGCSSRIPGYLKCDSLHTTHGRALSFATGLKTANKDLDVVVFTGDGDAASIGGNHLIHAARRNINLTVICINNNIYGMTGGQISPTSPKGSFGTTAPYGNQDTPFKLAELVAAAGATYSARWTTVQIENLVLAIKDGLENPGFSFIEVATQCPTYFGRKNKLKTPTAMAAVMKANTVYKSAADRMNARDLEGKIVVGEFANYTKDEFTDNIDKISVEKSGKKTVINSAYESEL is encoded by the coding sequence ATGTCAGAACATAAGGAAAACAGGTTTCTTAAGTATTTAAGGGAAGATAGATTACCTCATATATTTTGCCCAGGCTGTGGAAACGGAGCTATCATCAATGCATTTTTAGCCGCAATGGAAAAGGCTGAAATGGATTTCGACAACATCGCAATGGTTTCAGGAATCGGTTGTTCATCAAGAATTCCGGGTTACCTGAAATGCGATTCATTGCACACCACTCACGGTAGAGCATTAAGTTTCGCAACCGGTCTTAAAACCGCAAACAAGGACCTTGATGTAGTCGTATTCACAGGTGACGGTGATGCAGCTTCTATCGGTGGAAATCACCTGATTCATGCTGCAAGAAGAAACATTAATCTAACTGTAATTTGTATCAACAATAACATTTATGGTATGACCGGTGGTCAAATCAGTCCAACCTCTCCGAAAGGCAGTTTTGGAACAACCGCTCCATACGGTAACCAAGACACTCCGTTCAAATTGGCAGAACTTGTTGCAGCTGCAGGCGCAACATATTCAGCAAGATGGACTACCGTGCAAATTGAAAACCTCGTATTGGCAATCAAAGACGGATTGGAAAATCCTGGATTTTCATTCATTGAGGTTGCAACCCAATGTCCAACTTACTTTGGCCGTAAGAACAAGCTCAAAACACCTACTGCAATGGCCGCAGTGATGAAGGCAAATACAGTATACAAATCAGCTGCAGACAGAATGAATGCAAGGGATTTGGAAGGCAAGATTGTGGTTGGCGAATTTGCTAATTACACAAAAGACGAATTTACAGATAATATTGATAAGATCAGTGTGGAAAAATCAGGCAAAAAGACTGTTATTAATTCTGCATATGAATCAGAGTTATGA
- a CDS encoding sugar O-acetyltransferase — MLELDELLRIFNEGIALEMDEEAAMACNYYSQEAQRITCELNYKYHDFEEIRELFSRLIGEEVSEDFRVFPPFTTDFGKNIHLGKNVFINSGCRFQDQGGIYIGDNVLIGHNVVLATLNHDENPEKRGNLIPGPIKIGNDVWIGSNVTITPGVSIGDNAIVGAGAVVTKDVEKNTIVAGVPARYIRDIKL; from the coding sequence ATGTTAGAATTGGATGAACTTTTAAGGATTTTCAATGAGGGAATTGCCTTGGAGATGGATGAAGAGGCTGCAATGGCCTGCAATTACTATTCACAAGAGGCGCAAAGGATAACCTGTGAGCTAAATTACAAATATCATGATTTTGAAGAGATTCGTGAATTGTTCTCCAGGCTGATTGGTGAGGAAGTCAGCGAGGACTTCAGGGTTTTCCCACCCTTCACAACGGATTTCGGAAAGAACATTCACTTGGGAAAGAACGTTTTCATCAATTCAGGATGCAGGTTCCAGGACCAGGGCGGAATTTACATAGGGGATAATGTTCTGATTGGCCATAATGTCGTTTTGGCAACATTAAACCATGATGAGAATCCTGAAAAAAGAGGAAATTTGATTCCGGGCCCAATTAAGATAGGTAATGACGTATGGATTGGATCCAATGTCACAATAACTCCAGGAGTTTCCATTGGGGACAATGCAATTGTTGGGGCTGGTGCGGTCGTTACAAAGGATGTTGAAAAGAACACCATTGTTGCGGGAGTTCCTGCAAGGTACATCAGGGACATCAAGCTTTAA
- the tpiA gene encoding triose-phosphate isomerase has translation MDTPIVILNYKTYLESSGANALKLAHDLESAASESGITMVAAPQAADIYRISDEASIPIFAQHIDPISPGGHTGSSLINTLIEAGISGSLINHSENRMKLADIDEVIKLCRDNEIESCVCTNNIETSKAVAALAPDAVAVEPPELIGTGIPVSQAQPEVVEDTVKEVKAINKNIKVLCGAGITTGDDMKAAMDLGADGVLLASGIIKAESPKEALLDLVSKL, from the coding sequence ATGGACACTCCAATTGTAATATTAAACTATAAAACTTATTTGGAATCAAGTGGTGCAAACGCTTTAAAGCTTGCACATGACTTAGAAAGCGCTGCAAGCGAATCTGGAATTACCATGGTCGCAGCGCCTCAAGCAGCAGATATTTATAGGATTAGTGATGAAGCTTCCATACCTATTTTTGCTCAACACATCGATCCGATATCACCGGGAGGCCACACAGGCTCAAGCCTTATCAATACCTTGATTGAAGCCGGAATAAGCGGATCACTAATTAACCATTCAGAAAACAGAATGAAATTGGCAGACATTGATGAAGTCATAAAGTTATGCAGAGACAATGAAATCGAGTCCTGCGTATGCACAAACAACATCGAAACTTCAAAGGCGGTGGCAGCTCTTGCACCAGATGCCGTTGCAGTTGAACCGCCGGAACTTATCGGTACAGGAATACCAGTGTCCCAAGCACAGCCTGAAGTCGTTGAAGACACTGTAAAGGAAGTAAAGGCAATCAACAAGAACATTAAAGTATTGTGCGGTGCAGGAATCACAACTGGCGATGACATGAAAGCGGCAATGGACTTGGGCGCAGATGGAGTATTGCTTGCATCAGGAATTATCAAGGCTGAAAGTCCAAAAGAAGCTTTGCTTGATTTAGTAAGTAAATTATAG
- a CDS encoding RNA methyltransferase: protein MNVNVLRLDHRLKRDTRITTHVCLTARAFGASKIYLAGERDNRLMENVRDTASRFGGNFEIEYTESYMGVINKWKSDGGKVVHLTMYGTQAHETAPEIREDGSDILIIVGGSKVPGRVYKAADWNVSVTTQPHSEVSSLAVFQHLLMDGKEFDLEFENPVLEVIPTAHGKTVNIHDENR, encoded by the coding sequence ATGAATGTTAATGTTTTAAGATTAGACCACAGATTAAAAAGAGATACACGTATTACAACTCATGTTTGCCTAACTGCCCGTGCATTTGGAGCAAGCAAAATATATCTTGCTGGAGAACGTGACAATCGTTTAATGGAAAATGTAAGGGACACCGCTTCCAGATTTGGAGGCAATTTTGAAATCGAATACACAGAAAGCTACATGGGTGTAATCAATAAGTGGAAATCTGATGGCGGAAAGGTGGTGCACCTGACAATGTATGGAACCCAAGCCCATGAAACCGCACCGGAAATAAGGGAAGACGGTTCGGATATTTTAATAATCGTTGGCGGATCCAAGGTTCCCGGAAGAGTGTACAAGGCTGCAGACTGGAATGTATCAGTAACAACACAACCTCACTCAGAAGTGTCCTCATTGGCGGTATTTCAACACCTGTTGATGGATGGAAAGGAATTCGATTTGGAATTTGAAAATCCTGTATTGGAAGTCATTCCAACAGCCCATGGAAAAACAGTAAATATTCACGATGAAAACCGTTAG